A part of Indicator indicator isolate 239-I01 chromosome 15, UM_Iind_1.1, whole genome shotgun sequence genomic DNA contains:
- the MON1A gene encoding vacuolar fusion protein MON1 homolog A isoform X1: protein MAEDVHKKKGWEVPNGSLAPGDGQHAERSESPTPGLAQGTEPGAGQEGAMFVHTRSYEDLTSPEDGVAVARSPEERQGEPAELTSMEQISKDFSELSTQLTGMALDLEEEMRQGKEGKLEASPQTTRRDSVLSGKEEEDVTMDTWRMHRKHVFVLSEAGKPVYSRYGSEEALSSTMGVMMALVSFLEAEKNAIRSIHADGYKVVFVRRSPLVLVAVARTQQSEQEIAHELLYIYYQILSLLTWTQLNHIFQQKQNYDLRRLLAGSERITDNLLDLMAHDPSFLMGAVRCLPLAASVRDAVSTSLQQAKAKSLVFSILLSGNQLVSLVRKKDQFLHPIDLHLLFNLISSSSSFREGEAWTPICLPKFNSSGFFHAHISYLEQEMDLCLLLVSTDREDFFTVSDCKRRFQERLRRRGVHHALQEALRTPFYSVAQVGIPDLRHFIYKSKSSGLFTSPEIEAPYVQEEEKERLLGLYQYLHSRAHNSSRPLKNIYFTGPHENLLAWVTSAFELYICYSPLGTKAGAISAVNKLMKWIRKEEDRLFILTPQTY, encoded by the exons ATGGCTGAAGATGTCCACAAGAAGAAAGGCTGGGAAGTGCCCAACGGGTCCCTGGCACCAGGAGATGGGCAGCACGCAGAGCGGTCTGAGAGCCCCACACCAGGGCTGGCACAGGGGACAGAGCCAG GGGCGGGCCAGGAGGGAGCCATGTTCGTGCACACCCGCTCCTATGAGGACCTGACGAGTCCTGAGGACGGGGTGGCTGTGGCACGGAGCCCGGAGGAGAGGCAGGGTGAGCCGGCGGAGCTGACCAGCATGGAGCAGATCAGCAAGGACTTCAGtgagctgagcacacagctcACGGGCATGGCCCTCGACTTGGAGGAAGAGATgaggcagggaaaggaggggaagcTGGAGGCCTCTCCACAGACCACCCGCCGCGACTCGGTGCTGTcgggcaaggaggaggaggatgtgaCGATGGACACCTGGCGCATGCACCGGAAGCACGTCTTCGTACTCAGCGAGGCTGGCAAGCCTGTGTACTCCCGCTATGGCTCTGAGGAGGCCCTCTCCAGCACCATGGGTGTCATGATGGCCCTAGTGTCCTTCCTGGAGGCTGAGAAAAACGCCATCCGGTCCATCCATGCAG ATGGCTACAAAGTTGTCTTTGTGCGGAGGAGCCCactggtgctggtggcagtggcaCGGACCCAGCAGTCAGAGCAGGAGATTGCCCACGAGCTGCTCTACATCTACTACCAGATCCTGAGCCTGCTCACCTGGACCCAGCTCAACCACATcttccagcagaagcagaactATGACTTGCGCAGGCTCCTGGCTGGCTCTGAGCGCATCACTGACAACCTACTGGACCTCATGGCCCATGACCCCAGCTTCCTTATGGGTGCCGTGCGCTGCCTACCCCTGGCCGCCAGCGTCCGGGATGCCGTCAGCACAAGCCTCCAGCAGGCCAAGGCCAAAAGTCTGGTCTTTTCCATTCTGCTGTCAGGGAACCAACTGGTGTCTcttgtgaggaagaaagatCAGTTCCTCCACCCCATTGACCTCCATTTGCTCTTCAACCTCATtagctcttcttcctccttccggGAGGGTGAAGCCTGGACTCCCATTTGCCTCCCCAAATTCAACTCCAGTGGCTTCTTCCATGCCCACATCTCCTACCTGGAGCAGGAGATGGACCTGTGCCTCCTGTTGGTCTCCACCGACCGCGAGGACTTCTTCACCGTCTCTGACTGCAAGCGGCGCTTCCAGGAGCGCCTGCGGCGACGAGGGGTACACCATGCTCTGCAGGAGGCCCTGCGCACCCCCTTCTACAGTGTCGCCCAGGTGGGCATCCCCGACCTCCGGCACTTCATCTACAAGTCTAAGAGCTCTGGGCTCTTCACCAG ccctgagattgaggcaccctacgtgcaggaggaggagaaggagaggctcTTGGGGCTCTACCAGTACCTCCACAGCCGGGCTCACAACTCTTCACGACCCCTGAAGAACATCTACTTCACAGGCCCCCATGAGAACCTCCTGGCTTGG GTAACCAGCGCCTTTGAGCTCTACATATGCTACAGTCCCCTGGGGACCAAGGCTGGGGCCATCAGTGCTGTCAACAAGCTCATGAAGTGGATCCGTAAGGAGGAAGACCGACTCTTCATCCTCACACCCCAGACATACTGA
- the MON1A gene encoding vacuolar fusion protein MON1 homolog A isoform X2: protein MAEDVHKKKGWEVPNGSLAPGDGQHAERSESPTPGLAQGTEPDGYKVVFVRRSPLVLVAVARTQQSEQEIAHELLYIYYQILSLLTWTQLNHIFQQKQNYDLRRLLAGSERITDNLLDLMAHDPSFLMGAVRCLPLAASVRDAVSTSLQQAKAKSLVFSILLSGNQLVSLVRKKDQFLHPIDLHLLFNLISSSSSFREGEAWTPICLPKFNSSGFFHAHISYLEQEMDLCLLLVSTDREDFFTVSDCKRRFQERLRRRGVHHALQEALRTPFYSVAQVGIPDLRHFIYKSKSSGLFTSPEIEAPYVQEEEKERLLGLYQYLHSRAHNSSRPLKNIYFTGPHENLLAWVTSAFELYICYSPLGTKAGAISAVNKLMKWIRKEEDRLFILTPQTY, encoded by the exons ATGGCTGAAGATGTCCACAAGAAGAAAGGCTGGGAAGTGCCCAACGGGTCCCTGGCACCAGGAGATGGGCAGCACGCAGAGCGGTCTGAGAGCCCCACACCAGGGCTGGCACAGGGGACAGAGCCAG ATGGCTACAAAGTTGTCTTTGTGCGGAGGAGCCCactggtgctggtggcagtggcaCGGACCCAGCAGTCAGAGCAGGAGATTGCCCACGAGCTGCTCTACATCTACTACCAGATCCTGAGCCTGCTCACCTGGACCCAGCTCAACCACATcttccagcagaagcagaactATGACTTGCGCAGGCTCCTGGCTGGCTCTGAGCGCATCACTGACAACCTACTGGACCTCATGGCCCATGACCCCAGCTTCCTTATGGGTGCCGTGCGCTGCCTACCCCTGGCCGCCAGCGTCCGGGATGCCGTCAGCACAAGCCTCCAGCAGGCCAAGGCCAAAAGTCTGGTCTTTTCCATTCTGCTGTCAGGGAACCAACTGGTGTCTcttgtgaggaagaaagatCAGTTCCTCCACCCCATTGACCTCCATTTGCTCTTCAACCTCATtagctcttcttcctccttccggGAGGGTGAAGCCTGGACTCCCATTTGCCTCCCCAAATTCAACTCCAGTGGCTTCTTCCATGCCCACATCTCCTACCTGGAGCAGGAGATGGACCTGTGCCTCCTGTTGGTCTCCACCGACCGCGAGGACTTCTTCACCGTCTCTGACTGCAAGCGGCGCTTCCAGGAGCGCCTGCGGCGACGAGGGGTACACCATGCTCTGCAGGAGGCCCTGCGCACCCCCTTCTACAGTGTCGCCCAGGTGGGCATCCCCGACCTCCGGCACTTCATCTACAAGTCTAAGAGCTCTGGGCTCTTCACCAG ccctgagattgaggcaccctacgtgcaggaggaggagaaggagaggctcTTGGGGCTCTACCAGTACCTCCACAGCCGGGCTCACAACTCTTCACGACCCCTGAAGAACATCTACTTCACAGGCCCCCATGAGAACCTCCTGGCTTGG GTAACCAGCGCCTTTGAGCTCTACATATGCTACAGTCCCCTGGGGACCAAGGCTGGGGCCATCAGTGCTGTCAACAAGCTCATGAAGTGGATCCGTAAGGAGGAAGACCGACTCTTCATCCTCACACCCCAGACATACTGA
- the MST1R gene encoding macrophage-stimulating protein receptor: MDLSCHVCLLLAFALAPLEASTWQCPRIPYSSTRNFSVPYTLPSLDTGSPVQNVAIFTDATGPVAVFVAVRNRILLATPELRLLSVLVTGPVDSAQCEICRLCPAPADGPKDMDNILLLLDPLEPWLYSCGTAQHGLCYQHQLEVQGGIVAITATHCLYSARGNSPAYCPDCVASPLGTSATVVATSYASLFYLGSTINSSVAAWYSPQSVSIRRLKGTLDGFSDDFQWLTVLPQYQDNYTIHYVHSFADGDHIYFLMVQPERPGSATYHTRLAQLSTHERDLRHYRELVLDCRFESKRRRRRSSKEDDEGDVTYNVLQAAHAARPGARLARDLGIDDTDMVLFGAFAESHPESQVPREDSAVCAFPLRLINQAIEEGMEKCCGTGHQPLLRGLSFFQPVEYCPHNVNLSAPVANTSCWDQPTLIPAAFHKVDLFNRQLAGVLLTSIFVTALGDVTVAHLGTMEGRVLQMVLQRSSSYLLTLANFSLGEPGPVRGAMGLQSHSVFFAASTKVWRLNVTGPGCRHFSTCQRCLRAERFMGCGWCRDGCRRQHECAGPWVQDSCPPVLTDFHPRTAPLRGRTRVTLCGMTFRSHLDPDPSRRPARAYQVLVGQRACTVLPEESKSHRALPTSRHKDFVDELVCELEPGGPMAAVGSAIVVLTVEEPDGPSGFHVRGSATLHGFFFVDPRVSALHPPFGPRGGGTHLSLHGTHLSAGSSWRVMVNTSECPLAAQPRQGDREIRCTTPAAGGLGKTRVALWIDGEEFLAPTPFQYRPDPFVSAVVPSCSYEGSIVTITGTHLDSVYRAKIRFEANSVKTEATECEGPRAAGQLLCHSPPFPFESNVETAPGNLSVLLDGATDRWLFRLRYYPQPKVFPLEQEGGHLHLKPGDDEIEVHQLGLDAVATCMNITMTVGGQDCHPNVLKNEVTCRLPRKLRLPSSGAPVEICVNGACKALGWVLPAATSLDLATSLALGIGVTFLVCCILAVALLRWHWRKKKGTENLELLVQAGRGNPPVTTQRAGVDYREVPVLPVVFSPSPVGPRARFIGAGASSGASAGASVAGGGSPVPLLRTTSCCLEDLRSELLEEVKDILIPEEQLITHRHQVIGKGHFGSVYHGTYMDPLLGDIHCAVKSLHRITDVEEVEEFLREGILMKSFHHPQVLSLLGVCLPRRGLPLVVLPYMRHGDLRHFIRAKERSPTVKDLIGFGLQVALGMEYLAQKKFVHRDLAARNCMLDETLTVKVADFGLARDVFGKEYYSIQQHRHAKLPVKWMALESLQTQKFTTKSDVWSFGVLMWELLTRGASPYPGVDPYDMARYLLRGRRLPQPAHCPNTLYGVMLSCWAPVPEERPSFTGLVGELERVLATLEGKHYVNLAVTYVNLERGPPFPPAALGQLSDDEDEDNEEEQEKEEEEEEEEEEEEEEPYADGVSSTVEAPGPP; this comes from the exons ATGGACCTGTCATGCCATGTGTGCCTCTTGCTGGCATTTGCCCTGGCCCCGCTGGAAGCCAGCACCTGGCAGTGCCCTCGCATTCCCTACAGCTCCACCAGGAACTTTTCTGTCCCCTACACCCTGCCCAGCCTAGACACTGGCAGCCCTGTGCAGAACGTTGCCATCTTCACCGACGCCACCGGCCCAGTCGCTGTCTTTGTGGCTGTCCGCAACCGCATCCTGCTGGCAACTCCTGAGCTGCGCCTGCTCTCCGTCCTTGTCACCGGCCCAGTAGACAGTGCCCAGTGTGAGATCTGCCGCTtgtgcccagcccctgcagaTGGTCCCAAGGACATGGACAACATCCTGCTACTGCTGGACCCGCTGGAGCCATGGTTATacagctgtggcacagcacagcatgggCTCTGCTACCAGCACCAGCTGGAGGTGCAGGGTGGCATAGTGGCCAtcacagccactcactgcctGTACTCAGCCAGAGGCAACAGCCCTGCATACTGCCCCGACTGTGTGGCCAGCCCCTTGGGGACCAGTGCCACTGTGGTGGCCACTTCCTATGCCTCTTTATTCTACCTTGGTTCCACCATCAACAGCAGTGTGGCAGCATGGTACAGCCCACAGTCAGTGTCCATTCGCAGGCTGAAGGGCACCTTGGATGGCTTTTCAGATGACTTCCAGTGGCTAACGGTACTGCCCCAATACCAGGACAACTACACCATCCACTATGTGCACTCCTTTGCTGACGGGGACCACATCTACTTCCTGATGGTGCAGCCGGAGCGTCCGGGCTCCGCAACATACCACACAcgcctggcacagctcagcacccacGAGCGCGACCTCCGCCACTACCGAGAGCTTGTCCTTGACTGCCGCTTTGAGTCcaagcggcggcggcggcgcagcagcaaggaggatgatgaaggggaTGTCACCTACAAcgtgctgcaggcagcccatGCTGCCCGCCCTGGTGCCCGCCTGGCTCGCGACCTCGGCATCGATGATACTGACATGGTGCTCTTCGGTGCCTTCGCTGAGAGCCATCCAGAGAGCCAGGTGCCACGAGAGGACTCGGCTGTCTGTGCCTTCCCCCTCCGCCTCATCAACCAGGCCATAGAGGAGGGCATGGAGAAGTGctgtggcactgggcaccagccTCTGCTGCGGGGGCTCAGCTTCTTCCAGCCAGTGGAATACTGCCCACATAAT GTGAACCTCTCAGCCCCAGTGGCCAACACCAGCTGCTGGGACCAGCCCACCCTtatccctgctgccttccataAGGTGGACCTGTTCAACAGGCAACTGGCCGGtgtcctcctcacctccatcttcGTCACGGCCCTGGGGGATGTCACTGTGGCCCACTTGGGCACCATGGAGGGACGCGTCTTGCAG ATGGTGCTCCAGCGCTCCAGCTCCTACCTTCTCACCTTGGCCAACTTCTCCCTGGGGGAGCCAGGGCCAGTGCGTGGTGCCATGGGGCTGCAGAGCCACTCAGTGTTCTTTGCTGCCAGCACCAAG GTGTGGCGTCTGAATGTCACTGGCCCTGGCTGCCGCCACTTCTCCACGTGCCAGCGCTGCCTACGAGCTGAGCGCTTCATGGGCTGCGGCTGGTGCAGGGATGGGTGCAGACGCCAGCATGAGTGTGCAGGCCCCTGGGTCCAGGACAGCTGCCCACCTGTCCTCACTGAC TTCCACCCTCGGACTGCCCCGCTACGGGGCCGGACGCGGGTGACACTCTGCGGAATGACCTTCCGCTCACACCTGGACCCTGACCCCAGCCGCAGACCAGCCAGGGCGTACCAGGTGTTGGTGGGACAACGAGCCTGCACCGTGCTgccagaggagagcaagagCCACAG agccctgcccaCCTCTCGCCACAAGGACTTTGTGGATGAGCTGGTGTGcgagctggagccagggggcCCGATGGCAGCAGTGGGCTCAGCCATTGTGGTGCTTACTGTGGAGGAACCCGACGGACCCTCTGGCTTCCACGTCCGAGGCTCAGCCACCCTCCACGGCTTCTTCTTCGTG GACCCCCGTGTCAGCGCCCTGCACCCTCCATTTGGCCCCCGGGGTGGTGGCACCCACCTCTCGCTCCATGGCACCCACCtctcagcagggagcagctggcgGGTGATGGTCAACACTTCTGAGTGCCCCCTGGCTGCGCAGCCCAG GCAGGGTGACAGGGAGATTCGGTGCACAacacctgctgctggtggcctgggGAAAACCAGAGTGGCCCTGTGGATTGATGGGGAGGAATTTCTGGCCCCCACGCCCTTCCAGTACCGCCCTGACCCCTTCGTTTCAGCCGTTGTCCCTAGCTGCAGCTATGA gggCTCAATTGTCACCATCACCGGCACCCACCTGGACTCAGTGTATCGTGCCAAGATTCGTTTTGAAGCCAACAGTGTGAAGACTGAAGCCACA GAGTGCGAGGGCCCgcgagcagcagggcagctgctgtgccacagcccaCCCTTCCCCTTTGAGAGCAATGTGGAGACAGCGCCTGGGAACCTGAGCGTGCTGCTGGATGGTGCCACTGACCGCTGGCTCTTCCGCCTCCGCTACTACCCCCAGCCCAAGGTCTTCCCCTTGGAGCAGGAGGGTGGGCACCTCCACCTCAAACCTGGTGATGATGAGATCGAGGTGCAT CaactggggctggatgctgtggCCACGTGCATGAACATCACCATGACGGTGGGGGGCCAGGACTGCCACCCCAATGTGCTGAAGAATGAAGTGACGTGTCGTCTGCCCCGCAAGCTGCGCCTGCCCTCGTCTGGGGCTCCCGTGGAG ATCTGTGTGAATGGCGCCTGCAAGGcgctgggctgggtgctgccagctgccaccTCGTTGGACCTGGCCaccagcctggccctgggcatcGGGGTCACCTTCCTGGTCTGCTGCATCCTGGCTGTCGCACTGCTCCGCTGGcactggaggaagaagaagg GGACGGAGAACCTGGAACTGCTGGTGCAGGCTGGCCGAGGCAACCCCCCTGTCACCACCCAACGTGCTGGTGTCGATTATAGGGAGGTACCAG tgctgcccgTGGTGTTCAGCCCCAGCCCAGTGGGGCCTCGGGCACGATTCATTGGTGCTGGTGCCAGTTCTGGTGCCAGTGCTGGTGCCAGTGTGGCGGGTGGTGGCTCCCCCGTACCCTTGCTTAGGACCACGTCCTGCTGCCTGGAGGATCTGCggtcagagctgctggaggaggtgaaGGATATCCTCatccctgaggagcagctcatCACCCACCGCCACCAGGTCATCGGCAAAG GGCACTTTGGCAGCGTCTACCATGGCACCTACATGGACCCACTGCTGGGGGACATCCACTGTGCCGTCAAGTCCCTGCACC GCATCACGGAtgtggaggaggtggaggagttcCTGCGTGAGGGCATCCTCATGAAgagcttccaccacccccaggTGCTCTCACTGCTGGGGGTGTGTCTGCCCCGCCGTGGGCTGCCCCTTGTCGTCCTGCCCTACATGCGCCACGGGGACCTGCGCCACTTCATCCGTGCCAAGGAACGG AGTCCCACGGTGAAGGACCTTATTGGCTTTGGGCTGCAGGTGGCCCTGGGAATGGAGTACCTGGCCCAGAAGAAGTTTGTGCATCGGGACCTGGCAGCCAGGAACTGCAT GCTGGACGAGACACTGACGGTGAAGGTGGCTGACTTTGGGCTGGCACGGGATGTCTTTGGCAAGGAGTACTacagcatccagcagcaccGCCACGCCAAGCTGCCAGTCAAGTGGATGGCACTGGAGAGCCTCCAGACTCAAAAATTCACCACCAAGTCAGATGTG tggtCCTTCGGGGTGCTGATGTGGGAGCTGCTGACACGGGGGGCATCGCCATACCCCGGGGTGGACCCCTACGACATGGCACGCTACCTGCTGCGGGGGAGACGCCTGCCACAGCCTGCCCACTGCCCCAACACACT GTACGGGGTGATGTTGAGCTGCTGGGCACCGGTGCCTGAGGAGAGGCCTTCCTTCACGGGGCTGGTGGGCGAGCTGGAGCGTGTCCTGGCCACGCTGGAGGGCAAGCACTACGTCAATCTGGCTGTCACCTATGTCAACCTGGAGCGTggcccccccttccctcctgccgCCCTGGGGCAGCTGtctgatgatgaggatgaggacaacgaggaggagcaggagaaggaagaggaagaggaagaggaagaagaagaagaagaagaagagccGTATGCTGATGGGGTGTCCAGCACAGTGGAGGCTCCTGGACCCCCATAA